TTTGTTACACAAGGTGTCCCCAATTCTTTACCAAAATACTCACCTATTTTTCGTGAAGCCTTACAATGGTCAATCCAAAACTGACGAGTTTCATCATCTGGATGGCTCAACGTAAAGCCATCATCACTCAAAGGATGTGAAAAACAGGTTGGATTAAAGTCCAGACCAATCCCTAACTTTTTTGCCCACTCAACCCAATTCTTAAAATGTTCTGGACGTATACTATTACGTTCCACCCTTACATCTCCAGTTTCTGCATAAATAGCATGAAGGTTAAGCCTATGTTTACTTGGTATAAGTGAGTAGGCCATTTTAATATCCTCTCTAAGTTCCTCTGGTGTTCTCGCTTTTCCAGGATAATTGCCTGTAACTTGTATACCGCCGGTTAAAGCCGTATCTGGACTTTCAAAACCTAATACATCATCACCCTGCCAACAATGTATAGAGATTGATACTTGGCTTAACTCCTCTATAACTTGATCTGTGTTGATCCCCCACCTCATATAAAGCTCTTTAGCTAATTCATAACCTTTTATGAGATTTTCTCTACTCTTCATCTTCATTTTATCCTCCTAGTTTCCTGAGTTTCTTATCATAATGACCATTCCAGCCCTCTTTAATCTATTTCAAAAAAATTACTAATATTATTATAAAAAAAAATAGATTACTTTTCAGTAACCTATCAAGGCATGTTCATTGACCTTTAAAGTATTTCGTTCTATATTCATCAGGTGTTAATTCATATTGCCTCTTAAAAATTCTATAAAAATAGCTCTTATTAGAATACCCTATTTCTTTAATAATTTCATTTATGGGGTAATCGGATTTTTCAAGTAGTAAGCATGCTTGTTTCATTCGGATATCTTGCAGTAAATCCGTGAAGGTTTTACCTGTAGTTTGCTTAATAATTTTACCTAAATAATCTGGATTAAAATTGAAATGCTCAGCTAACTTCTTAATAGAGACTTCTTTATATTCTTTTCTTAAATATCTGGTTATTTCTGTTTCAATAGCCGTATTGAATCGTTGTTTTGAGATTTTACTAAAACTCTTTTTATGCATTCTTAGCAGTTCAGTAAATATAAGCATCATATAGGATTTGATAACTGTTTCCGTACAGAATGAGGGGTCATAAAATTCGCACAATAAGCTTTTCATTAAGTTTTGTACCTTATGATTATCCGATGTATGAAAATGTAAATAGCTTTTATAAATTCTCTTATCATACATAGTTTTTACGATAAAATCAGAGATAATATCATTATCAGCAAGCTGGCTCATAACAATCCAATCAAAGAATTCCTTTTTAATAAGAATATTGGCTGCAATATCGCCCTTCATAGCGGGCTCAATTGAATGAGATATATTTAAGTCAAGTATAATTATTTCTCCAGCCTTAACTTCAATCTGTGATTGTCCTATTGTTTGTCTTATGGAACCTGAGTACACATAAATCATTTCTAAGTAGTCATGTTTATGTGTATCAAACTTAATGAATCGATCATGCTTATGAATGCCAATCATTTCATCATCTTTTAAGAACTTCTTGCTTTCTATTGTCCATTGACTTTCTTTTAGATCATTGGCATAGAAAAGCTTCATTTTCTTATCACGATCATTAATTGCATAATTCTGTTTAAGTGAAAGCACTTTTTTTTCAAAGATATTGAGTTCTCTTAGATACTTGTCTAGCTCCAGTAAATCCAAACTAACACCCCATAACCAAAATGACTCTCCCATTTCATATTTTCATTTTAACCGATTTGATTACCAAAAACAATCATTCAATATAGTGTCTTAACATCTTCCCTTTCCACAAGTAAATTTAAGTTTCCCAATTAAAAGCGCTAGTTACTTTTATATAACCAAAGACTTTATAAGATTTATAAAGCCTTTTTCTTATTATTTTATTAACACTTTATTCTTTGTATCCTTTATAACATAGCCTTCTTTATCGTTTTCTAGCTCAAATACTCCATTTTCGTACTTGATTTTTAAATTAGACTTTTCAGTTGGTAACGTTAGCTGGAACTCTTCTAGATTGATATGATCATGATCTATTATAATAGTCTTCTCCTTATTATTCACTTCTCTAATACCTGCCCCATCACGGTAAATACACCTGATGACATGAGAAGCGAACCCATGATTACAACTTGCTGTCGTTTCTTTATTTTCCCACAGCGTACCTGTTTTCTCTGCCATATAAAAGAAATAATCTTCTAGTTCCTTTATTACTTGCTTATGCTGCCCGTAGTGTGATAAAACTTCCAATCGTAAGTAGTTACCTATAAATGCATTAGAAGGATGAATCTCCTGTCGCTGTCCTTCTACTCTATTAGGACCTAACTGACTTAACAAAGTATCAAATAAATCTGGATAGCGTTCCTTCGTAGCCACCCCAAAGAAGAAAGCATAATATTGGCATGTTTCTGTTATATTGTCTGTTGGTTGTAATACCCCATCTACTCGCAATGCATTATCTATAAAGAACTTACGATTAAACGCCTGCCGGCGAATAACTTCTTTAATTTGTTGACCTTCTCTTATTAAGGTATCATCTTCATATAGATGTCCTGCTACTTCTAGAGCTTGAGCATAGAGCATATTAGTTGGATAATTAACATCCTGTACAAATTCATTAGACTTTGACCATTCAACGAAAATCCAGCTTTCTAGATTTTCTAATAACCCATCCTCGTTCTTGAACTTATCAAGATAAGTTAATAGACTATAAATTTTTTCTTTGACTTTGTTCACTAATTCATAATCACCTGCTCGCTTATAATATTCTTCCAACTCTAGTATAAACCACATGGACCAGTTGGGGATAAATACTTCATCATAATGATCTGCTGGGTAACACATGGGTAGCATCCCATCTGGCAAGCCATTAAAAGATGGAGGTATAATGAAATTCTCTAAAAAGTTCTTCTCTATAGCAGATTCTCCTGTAAGATCGTACTCAACTCTTCCAGTGAAGAAACTATCGCATAACCACCCAGCTCTTTCTCTTGACGGGCAATCCATATAGATATCCACAGCATTTTGTGCAAAAGTGGATAACCCTGCTTCAAATATTTTATTAATACTGTCATTGCTGCATTTGAACTCAACCTCATCTATATCTGAATTAACATATTCTCTAAGATAAATTTCTTGGACTGCGCACTCTTTAGTTGCCCAAACCTTCAAATATTTAAACGTATATGGTTCAAATGATTCAAACTCATAAATTCCCTTTTTCAAGTAACATTTAATAATATTAGCACAGCCCATTCTTTTAAAATCAATATCTAAACCCTCATCATCCATAATTTCATCAAATGTAAAATAAATTGTAGTATCTTGTGTACATTTTAGTTGAGCTCCTATAAAGCCTGTATTGTTATGGGACATCTTATAAATAATATATTCACATTCTTTAAGATCCACAGATTTATACTGTGATTGCTCTCCTGATAACAATATTTTGTTCGTTGATTGGTACTTCTGATGCTCATCTGTAATCTTTTCATCCAGTTCATTCTCTTTATACCCCTTTAGTTTTGGGCTTATATTGATAAGGGATCTGTCTTTCCAAATCACCTCTTGTGTCTTTTCCACTATCTTACCTTGAGATTGTAAAGCTTCTGGAAATAGTTTATTAAATTTAGAATAAGAGACTCTCCTATCAATAAGTTTTTTCTCTTCGACCCTTTCTAACGTAATTCCTTTAACAGGAATAGATAAATCTCTTCGCCAATCTGAATACCCTTGGGTTAGATGATATACTTCTGAAAAGGGTCTTTGAAAACTATAACGCTGTACTTTTTGCACTCGCTCACCTAGAAGCATAGCCTCAAAGCTTTTTTCCTTATCCCTTGTTGCTATGACTGATTGGCCATTGAGGAATACTTCCACTTGTATAAATGCTGGTTGATCTAAAAGATAATAGCTATTGACGTTATAACATACTGCTTCAATGGCTATAACATTTTTACCTTCCATCATACATAGGCTCAAATCAAGCTGGTCAACACGGTAATAATCATGAGGACCTCTCGCCGGTCCATGTCCTGCGAATCTACCATTAATAAATATCCTAAAAATCCCTGAGCTCGCTATGTGAAAGTCTACTTGGTCATCTTTCTTAACCTGGACTGTAGCTCTCAGACCGATTGTTATATTTTTTTCTGTAACTAAGCCTTCTCCCCAGACTGGCTGTGCTTGATCAAAATATATCATGTAAAAGGATCCCCCCAGTTAAATTAATCTCACTTCATTCTTATTATAAATTGTATAACCCCATAACACAGTGACGTATAAAGAGGTTATGAATAACCAAATCAGATGAGTTTTATTCTATTATACTATGATATATAAGTAAAAAGCCTCTTATATTATGCCAGAGACTTTGAATGTATTATTATTAAGCTATATTTCTTATGCTATATATCTATTTAATTGTTATATTCTCTACTTAACCTCTTCTAAGAGTGAAATTATTACCTCATTAATCTCTTCAGGAGCAAACTGATGCATATAATGCTTAGTATCATCTACAATAACTTGTGTACTATCAGTTGACCAGTCTATAAATGCTTCCTGACTACTCTTCCATTTCTCATTCAAGGTTGCTTCTTCTTCAGCTGTAAGTATTCTTAAAGGGATATCCTCTAACCTTCCATCTTTTAAGACTGTTTCTGCATTTACTTTAATATGGTTATCTTCTCTAACTACATTCTTATTAAACATATTTTTAAGATATAAAGCCTTATCAACCTCATGTAATTCTTCAGGTACATATGTAAGAAAATTTCTTGGAAAATATGCTGAATTATAAAAGTTAGGAGAATGGTTAAAGAGTAGTCTGATTACTCCCATATTTTTTAATACACGTTGTAGTCCAAGTGAGGACGTAACCTCATCACTGATAGACTCTTTAGCATAAAACTCTGGACTTCCACCATCAATAGTAACAATGCCTTTTACTTCCTCTCTATAAAGTTGAGCATATCTTATAGACTCAAGTGAACCCATTGAGTGTCCAACCAATAGATAGGGAGGTTTCTCACCAGCCAACTCAAGCAGTTGGTGAAGTTCATTAGTTACAGTATCAATATCTCTAGAGCTTGATGATACCTCACTCCACCCATATCCAGGTCTATCATAAACCACTATCCTTGCATGTTCTGATATCTCACTATAAATTGGATAAAAGTCAATATAAGGACTCGGTG
This window of the Vallitalea okinawensis genome carries:
- a CDS encoding alpha-L-rhamnosidase-related protein codes for the protein MIYFDQAQPVWGEGLVTEKNITIGLRATVQVKKDDQVDFHIASSGIFRIFINGRFAGHGPARGPHDYYRVDQLDLSLCMMEGKNVIAIEAVCYNVNSYYLLDQPAFIQVEVFLNGQSVIATRDKEKSFEAMLLGERVQKVQRYSFQRPFSEVYHLTQGYSDWRRDLSIPVKGITLERVEEKKLIDRRVSYSKFNKLFPEALQSQGKIVEKTQEVIWKDRSLINISPKLKGYKENELDEKITDEHQKYQSTNKILLSGEQSQYKSVDLKECEYIIYKMSHNNTGFIGAQLKCTQDTTIYFTFDEIMDDEGLDIDFKRMGCANIIKCYLKKGIYEFESFEPYTFKYLKVWATKECAVQEIYLREYVNSDIDEVEFKCSNDSINKIFEAGLSTFAQNAVDIYMDCPSRERAGWLCDSFFTGRVEYDLTGESAIEKNFLENFIIPPSFNGLPDGMLPMCYPADHYDEVFIPNWSMWFILELEEYYKRAGDYELVNKVKEKIYSLLTYLDKFKNEDGLLENLESWIFVEWSKSNEFVQDVNYPTNMLYAQALEVAGHLYEDDTLIREGQQIKEVIRRQAFNRKFFIDNALRVDGVLQPTDNITETCQYYAFFFGVATKERYPDLFDTLLSQLGPNRVEGQRQEIHPSNAFIGNYLRLEVLSHYGQHKQVIKELEDYFFYMAEKTGTLWENKETTASCNHGFASHVIRCIYRDGAGIREVNNKEKTIIIDHDHINLEEFQLTLPTEKSNLKIKYENGVFELENDKEGYVIKDTKNKVLIK
- a CDS encoding AraC family transcriptional regulator, whose product is MDLLELDKYLRELNIFEKKVLSLKQNYAINDRDKKMKLFYANDLKESQWTIESKKFLKDDEMIGIHKHDRFIKFDTHKHDYLEMIYVYSGSIRQTIGQSQIEVKAGEIIILDLNISHSIEPAMKGDIAANILIKKEFFDWIVMSQLADNDIISDFIVKTMYDKRIYKSYLHFHTSDNHKVQNLMKSLLCEFYDPSFCTETVIKSYMMLIFTELLRMHKKSFSKISKQRFNTAIETEITRYLRKEYKEVSIKKLAEHFNFNPDYLGKIIKQTTGKTFTDLLQDIRMKQACLLLEKSDYPINEIIKEIGYSNKSYFYRIFKRQYELTPDEYRTKYFKGQ
- a CDS encoding alpha/beta fold hydrolase, with the translated sequence MKFLKWVVKLLRIGIIAVIVLTLAALVYEKAAEYADSKKYEPPGKIIDVDEQKMHIYAEGTGDVTVVFVSGLGTPSPYIDFYPIYSEISEHARIVVYDRPGYGWSEVSSSSRDIDTVTNELHQLLELAGEKPPYLLVGHSMGSLESIRYAQLYREEVKGIVTIDGGSPEFYAKESISDEVTSSLGLQRVLKNMGVIRLLFNHSPNFYNSAYFPRNFLTYVPEELHEVDKALYLKNMFNKNVVREDNHIKVNAETVLKDGRLEDIPLRILTAEEEATLNEKWKSSQEAFIDWSTDSTQVIVDDTKHYMHQFAPEEINEVIISLLEEVK